From uncultured Roseateles sp., the proteins below share one genomic window:
- a CDS encoding 3'-5' exonuclease: MDFRIADTFTDSLAKLTGDEQKAVKTTAFDLQLNPAHPSMSLHKIEQSKDKNFWSVRVSSDIRLIVHRTATSFLLCYVDHHDKAYKWAERRKLEVHPKTGAAQWVEIRERVEEFDARRFGRVTAASGAIEAKAAAPAKVQPAKQKPLLFADSADEDLLSFGVPPEWLADVRAADEDSLLILADHLPAEAAEALLELATGGTPKPVTATQPGTDPFSHPDAQRRFRVMKDVDELERALNSPWEKWTVFLHPAQRQWIERDYSGPARVSGSAGTGKTIVALHRAVHLARQNQDSRVLLATFSETLASALGTKLQNLISNQPRLAERLEIHSMAAIGKRLFTAYWGKPKLATQAEIGRLLLVAAKPDPGLKFGLRFMLGEWNDLVDAWQLKTWEGYRDVKRLGRKTRLSEAQRLALWSVFERLLTALGQGGLITHAEMFSRLAEKAAALRHPPFDFVVVDEAQDVSIAQLKFLAAIGASQGLARPNSLFFAGDLGQRIFQQPFSWKSLGVDIRGRSRTLHINYRTSHQIRAQADQLLGPDVSDVDGNTEGRRGTVSVFNGPAPEVLSFKSETEETKSVTDWIFARIKDGLAPHELGIFVRSDAQVARAVAAASAAGIPFSVLDEQVETENGHASICTMHLAKGLEFRAVAVMACDDEVIPLQERIAAVADDADLEEVYNTERNLLYVACTRARDRLLVTSTEPASEFLDDLRG, translated from the coding sequence ATGGACTTCCGCATTGCCGACACCTTCACCGACAGCCTCGCCAAGCTCACTGGCGATGAGCAAAAGGCGGTCAAGACCACTGCATTCGACTTACAGCTGAATCCGGCTCATCCCAGCATGAGCCTGCACAAGATCGAACAGTCGAAGGACAAGAATTTCTGGTCGGTAAGGGTCAGCAGCGACATCCGCCTGATCGTGCACAGGACGGCCACCAGCTTCCTGCTCTGCTATGTCGACCATCACGACAAAGCCTACAAGTGGGCGGAGCGCCGGAAGCTTGAGGTTCACCCCAAAACAGGTGCGGCGCAGTGGGTCGAAATTCGCGAGCGCGTGGAAGAGTTCGATGCTCGTCGTTTCGGTCGGGTCACAGCGGCGTCTGGTGCGATTGAGGCCAAGGCGGCGGCTCCAGCTAAAGTGCAGCCCGCGAAGCAGAAGCCCCTACTTTTTGCCGACAGCGCCGATGAGGATTTGCTGAGCTTCGGCGTACCGCCAGAGTGGCTGGCTGACGTTCGCGCGGCAGACGAAGACAGTCTGCTCATCCTTGCCGACCACCTTCCGGCAGAGGCTGCAGAGGCCTTGCTGGAACTGGCAACGGGCGGCACACCAAAGCCAGTCACAGCCACTCAGCCGGGTACCGACCCATTCAGTCACCCGGACGCACAGCGCCGATTCCGCGTGATGAAGGATGTCGATGAGCTGGAGCGTGCGCTCAACTCCCCCTGGGAGAAATGGACAGTATTTCTTCACCCCGCCCAGCGGCAATGGATCGAGCGCGACTACTCCGGCCCGGCCCGAGTTTCGGGTTCTGCTGGGACCGGCAAGACTATCGTGGCATTGCATCGCGCAGTTCATTTAGCCCGCCAGAACCAAGACAGTCGGGTATTGCTGGCAACGTTTTCCGAAACGCTGGCCAGCGCGCTGGGGACCAAGCTGCAGAACTTGATCAGCAATCAGCCCAGGCTCGCCGAGCGCCTTGAAATCCACTCGATGGCGGCCATTGGCAAGCGGCTGTTCACGGCATATTGGGGTAAACCGAAGCTCGCGACGCAGGCGGAGATTGGCCGGCTCTTGCTGGTCGCAGCGAAGCCGGATCCAGGTTTGAAGTTCGGTCTCAGGTTCATGCTTGGCGAATGGAACGATCTGGTAGATGCTTGGCAGCTGAAGACCTGGGAGGGCTACAGGGACGTCAAGCGGCTAGGACGCAAGACGAGGCTATCAGAGGCGCAACGTCTTGCCCTGTGGTCCGTTTTCGAGCGCTTGCTTACCGCTTTGGGGCAAGGCGGCCTGATCACGCATGCCGAGATGTTCAGCCGGCTGGCTGAGAAGGCGGCGGCGCTCCGGCACCCGCCCTTTGACTTCGTTGTCGTGGACGAAGCGCAGGACGTAAGCATCGCGCAGCTCAAGTTTTTGGCGGCTATCGGTGCCAGCCAAGGGCTGGCGCGCCCGAACAGCTTGTTCTTTGCCGGCGACTTGGGCCAGCGGATATTTCAGCAGCCCTTCTCTTGGAAGTCTTTGGGCGTCGATATACGTGGGCGGTCGCGAACGCTGCACATCAACTATCGAACCTCGCATCAGATCAGAGCCCAGGCCGATCAGCTCCTTGGGCCTGACGTCTCAGACGTAGATGGCAATACCGAAGGCCGGCGCGGTACTGTGTCCGTCTTCAATGGACCGGCGCCGGAAGTCCTCTCGTTCAAGTCTGAGACAGAGGAAACCAAGTCCGTCACAGATTGGATTTTTGCGCGCATCAAGGACGGCTTGGCGCCGCACGAGTTGGGGATCTTCGTCAGGTCCGATGCTCAAGTAGCGCGGGCAGTCGCTGCGGCCAGTGCAGCCGGAATCCCGTTCAGCGTGCTGGATGAGCAGGTAGAGACGGAAAATGGGCATGCGTCCATTTGCACGATGCACCTTGCAAAGGGCCTGGAGTTTCGTGCGGTGGCAGTGATGGCATGCGACGACGAAGTCATTCCTTTGCAGGAGCGCATTGCAGCAGTTGCCGACGATGCGGATCTCGAAGAGGTCTACAACACCGAGCGGAACCTGCTCTACGTTGCATGTACTCGGGCCCGTGACAGATTGCTCGTGACGAGCACCGAGCCAGCGTCAGAGTTTTTGGACGATCTCCGCGGATAA